TTTCCTGTTCTTCGTGTTCTCCTTTTCTCCAAAACCTTCGTGTTCTACTAACGTCAAataattatactttttttttctgCAACTGTGTTAGTACTCTTTTTTTCTGCAACTGTGTTAGCACTATAGTTTAAAAACACGAGCATTGTTTGTTTCAATAGAGTGACAATATTTCTTAACAAAGAGAATAGTAAAAATGTTATTGTAATAATGATTAAAGAGCTGCAGCAATTCAAATCCTGTGTTATTGTGACACTCTTACACTAACAGTGTCGCTGTCTTATGATATTTTAAAAGTTTTATTTTATCTCCAAATAACTATTATACGTTAGTGTAACATTTTTACAGCAATGCTTCTTTTTCCATTGTTACTATGGTCATTTTCAGTAATAGCTGTTATTCTTATATTATTACTGTTATTCTGAATTTCATTTTTGAAAAAAACATTGGCAGGAAAGCTGAATTGCCTGAGAAATTAACTGTTACAAAGAAGAAGGTAATAGTATCAGAGAAGACACCAACAAAGAAGGTGGAGGCAGAGAAGCTGTCAAAGCCAACTGCACAGAAAGAAGTTAAAGCCTCTCATGAAGATAAGTAAGTCCCAGAGGGTTGTCCATATAATGTTTTGCTCAAAAACTTGTTACTCGGGTTTATAATTTATGGAAACTTAGTACTTAATATTAATGTCACACTGTTACTGTACCGGTGTTACAATTGTATGTTATTTTCTGAAAAACTACTCATCTTTTTCCATTTGACATTCCATTTCATACTTGACCACCATCATTTCTTTTTAGTATAATATTTGTAATtgttatattgttattgttattctgaaTTTGATTTTTGAACAAAGAATCTCAGAAAAGCAGAGATGCCGGAGAAATCAACTGTTACAAAGAGGACTAAGGTGACAGCATCACAGAAGACACCAATCAAGAACGTTGAGACAGAGAAGCTGTCAAAGCCAACACCACAGAAGGAAGTCAAAGCTTCTCATGAGCATGAGTAAGTCTCGGAGGGATGTTACTATATCTTTGCTCGACAACAACTTACTAAGGTTTATAATTTATGGAAATTTAGTACTTAATATTATTGTCACATTGTTACAGTAACAGTATAAATGTAGTTTTTATGTTTAGATATAATTATTTGAAATCTATAAAAATATTATATGTTACTGTAACACAGTTGTATTCTTTCTTGAGTTATCTTCCTTTTCCATTTGTCATCCCTTCTCAGGCTTTAGCAGCACAATTTTCTTTTCACTATAAtagtttttattgttttattgttactgtcattctgatatttgaattttgaaaaaacAATATCAGGAAAGCAGAGGTTCCCAAGGAATCAAATGTAACAAAAAAGAGTAAAATTGCACCAACCAAGAAGGTGCAGACAGAGAAGCTATCAATTCCAACAAAAGAGAAGGCGGAGGAATATACAATTGAGAATGTGGGTCAGGTGTAACAGAGACTGTTGCAAAGAAGGAGCCAACTGAAAAGGCACGTAAGGCAACAAATACTCCTACCAAAAGGTACCTAAACCAGCGACAGTTTCAACAGAGGAGGCAGCAAAGGCGCCGATCCAGCAAACTTAAAATGAAGCACAAACGGCAACGAAAAAGGAATTGAAGGTGACAATGCAGAAGGCACTGAAGAAGCCGACATAAAAGGCAACAAGAAAGCCAATGGTGCCAACGGAGAAGGCAGCAACTGCACCAACGGAGAAGGCAGCAACTGCACCAACCGAAAAGGCAGCAAAGGTACCAACCGTGAAGGTAGCAATGCAGGCATCAAAGGCGGTGGGAAAGGAAGCAACAAAAAAGTTGCCCAAACATGTTGCTTTAACAAAGGTGCAGCCCAGAAGGCACCAATGGCAAAATCTGCGAAGTTGCCAAAAGAGGTGGCAATAGAAAAGACAGCAGACAAAGGAAGTGAAAAGACAGTAAAGAAGAAGGGAAAAACCACACCTACTAAGAAGGTTGTACCAGCAAAGAAAGTTCCACTGAAGGAGATTTCAGCGGTAAAAGAGCCAGTGATGGAAAAATCAGAAAAAGTACTTAACAAGAAAGAGAACAAGAAGGTTCCTGGAAAAATAGTACCAAAAAAGGTAGTCTTGAAAACGAAGGTGACTGAAACAAAGAAACCAATGACAGCAACAAAAAAGAGACCTAGAAATAACCCAATAGCATCTGACGAAGAAAGTGATGGAGATTATGAGGTGTCGGATGAGTCAAGCGACAAATCCAAAAGGTCAATTAAGCGGGCTAAAACAGAGAAGAGACaagctgtagatacccagtatctgctgagactctaacaaacacccgataattatcggactacaacatgctttggaatcgcggcgtttgatcgacagtttgtgtacaactttacgtcggaaaacttaaaatgatttcgaaaataaaatatttcaaaacattttaaaaatacctgaagtgtttaatgcacgacgacggggtcgcaataacactaactagagtcaaaaccgaccccggaccaaaaaccgactcaaaaattcaaatcccgactccaacaacgagtcaaaccgagtcaaccaccaaaaacaaaacatttcaaatcttctaccttaagttttcccggattcatgttggtcaagtaccaaacatgtgactacaaaacctaggatagaataaatcatgattgcgtttgatgtgaaagtgacaacacaactcgaagaaccgcaacgtggctcgcgcctctttgagcagcccaagtggccacgtcgctcaaaactcacacaaccactcattatcctataaatacccctcaaatgccacccatttgagacttacgcgactgtgcgccccctcttttctcccttaaaattctcgactcgacttcttaagtcacaacccgacgcgtatttacgacctaccgatcgtaaatacgagccttacacattgtttggtaccgtcatcgtgcattaaatcacttgaccgaccatttcgaccactacaccatcactaaacatttaaaacactctttttacttaccaaaacggttttaaaccgagttttttccgatcaaacgagttgttacacttacgtcggtcactcgccataaccaaacatgtaagtatgagggtgtaaaaatcctcttttataatgttttcatttgtttcatgactataacatgctaaaacgtgcataacatgaaccaaaatatggaataaacgagccaaaactaatttttggtctgaggcagaagccccttaggtcgctggtttacccgcgcctaaatggggtgttcagaccggagatcaaccgtgtttgttctcgtcatttccctttaatccaccttcatatttgtaatcggttttcaccatttcaagtactttcgaaccctttttattttatttcacttgttttaaccataaatcatttttcacccttggttcctcataccatgacggttaaatccgtgtttcggtgataatatttgggtaatgacatttaaaaggtattttaaagccttttatttcatttctttacattttcaaacaaacatattagtcaccaacacaaagtcatccttggttctacataccatgccggattttaacccgggtacgatgatgagtgttttggtaaaaaattaccaagttattaatttaattggtgagtgatagtgattgatCTACGGCCGATAATATTGGATTACGACGAATTTAAGGATTGAATATGCaatgaaataaagaaagaaaaagataagCAAAACGGATGACACGagagatttttggtgacgcggaaaacccggtgtgggaacaaccgtggggggagtcggaatcccgccaactttgcactataatcgatGTAAAAATGCCCAATTAAGGAAATACAATTGTTTATGTTGCCAAAATAATTGTCGTCAATAGCTGATGGATTTTCTAGAGTGAATTGTTGCTTAACGATATGGTGAATGCCCCTTGAATGTTGATTATCTCGCCATTATATAGCCGCTGGAGTCTAAGCTAGGGTTCTTCTGCTTCTGTTCCTGAATACCAGGTCAACTCCTAAAGAATAGGGAGTTGTTGGTTGACTTGGTAGGTGACTTCCTTTGTACGTGTATTCTTCTATGGGCCAAAGTGTGTTTGTTTCCTTTTTAATCCCATGGCCCATAGTTTGCCATCTCAGCAATCCTTCTTTACTTTCCTCTACCAACCATCGCGCTCCAAGTGGCCACTTCTTAGTCACTTTTTCCTGTCAACTTGATGCCACGTTGGGATTTGTAAATAGCGTTTTTTATccataacaattgcccccaaatttccgtctcaaatatttTTAGGCGGGAATTTCTGTTTGCGATGCGGAGAACTGACGAAGCTGGGCAGTTACACCTGATGATTATAACTCCCCACTTGTGACAAACTGCCGCCACTTTCCCACTTCCCCAAGAACTCTCTCCTCACCATAACTCCTCAACCTCCCCCTTTAATAAATCCCTCGGTATCCCCTCACTTTTCCTATTCCTCTTCATTATTACTCCTTCTCTCTCTACTTCTCTCCATTATTCATCTTAATATTTCCTCTCCTCCGGTCGCTGCAGGTACATCATCTCCTTCCTTGCTTTCTTTTTTCCTTACTTTGCGTATAATGTCACAAAAAACCGCTTCTTCGACCTCGGACTCGGATCCGGTGATGCCGCCTGACCTCTTTCTTTCCGGCGGTGTGCTCTCCGCCAAGCACTCCTGTGATTCTGACTTTACCTCCGAGGATCTTGATTATATCAAGAAAACCTTTGGTTTTTCTGATGATGTGGTGTTCCACATTCCGTCTCCTGGCCAGAAGGCCGACTCAGTGAGGGAAGGGTGGATTTGCTTGTACGAATACGCCTTTCGTCTGGGTCTGCGATTTCCTTTCCCTCCTTTGGTTCAAGAGTATCTGAACTTGAATCAGTTGGCTATTTGCCAAGTGGCCCCATACACTTGGCGGACTTTGCTTGCGATTGATGCTATGAATAAGCGTTTTGGTTATGAAATTGGTCTCCCGGACCTTGCACACTTGTTCTCGGTCAGGTCCCTTGCTCGGGGTCAAGTGACCATTCGGGTTCGAGACGGGGAGAAGAATTGCATCATCTTCCCCGTGAAGCCGGATGATAGCAAGTGGTTTTCCCGCTTTATTTTCGTGAAAATTGATACTCTTCCTTCTCCGACTGACTACATTGTCAGTGTCTGGCGATCAACACACGGTACTAGCATGCCCTTATTCCTGTGCATTTTTCTTTGATGCTTATATTTCCTTACTTGGTTTTTTGTGCAGGTCTGTGCCCCTCGCCCTTGTCTCCTGACAGAACTGCATCCCTTTCCAAATTATTCAGTCCACCTCCAGAAAACAGGACTTTTCCCAACCTGGTCCAGGATTCTGCTGCTGCGGTGAAGAAAACAGCTGCTAAAGAGAAAGATTCAATGTCGACTAGTGCGTTGCTCTTCCCTTTTTCGACTTGGCCCTGTTTTTGGATTCTTCGTATACTTAGTTCTAACTTGATCTTCGCTGCTTCCAGGTTCTGCAAAATCTAGAATTTCATTGCAAGATGTTCTGGCTCAGAGAGTGAAAGAGCAGGTTACGGCTGCCCCCAAGCCTGCTGAGAAGAGAAAGTCTACTCCTGCCCCTGGTTCTGGACCTCGTCCCAAAAGGAGATCTGCTGCTGTGGAACGGGCTAAGGAGCAGACTCCTATTGAAGCTACACCTCTGGCTGTGAGGCCTCCATTACCTGGGCACGGATTGTCTGCTTCTGGAGATGCTCCGGTTTCCAAAGCTGTTCCTGGTTCTGCCCCAACTATGCCTGCGTCTGGTGCGATTCCAACGTCTGAAACCATCCCTGCTTCTGGAGTTATTCCTGCTTCTGGAGTTGTTCCTGCTTCTAGAGCTACTTCTGCTTCTAGAGCTGCTCCTGCTTCTGGGGCTGCTTCTGGCTCCAAATCTGCTCCTGCTTCAAGGGCTGCTTCTGGTTCCAAATCTGCTCCTGCTTCTGGGGCTGCTTCTGGTTCCAAATCTGCTCCGGGAGTTATTGTTTTTACACTTCCAGATaattttggtaaggctaagtctacGAGTAGTTTGGACTTAATGAGCCAGATGCTTCTTCCAGCTCCTAGGTCTGCGTTGGATTGCAATCCTTTGCCTGACTTGGTGGATCGTGCTACTGAGCATTCTTTTGAGGTAAATGATCCTTATTttgcattctttttttttttttttttttttttttttttttttttggctggtTCGGGTCTACTGTCCTTTCGTATGGCCCTCAGTATCTCTGGGGAGAAGGTGCCTCTCCTGGTAGCAGAAAATGCGAAACTCCGGAAGCTGGCGAAGGAAGCCAATGAGGATAGGCTGAAAACTCAGGCTGATCTAAACAAGTCCCAGAGTTTGCTGTTGGAGGAGGCCACTCAGAAGCAGAGTTTGCAGAACAGTCTTTCTCTTGCTGAGGGGCGGATTTCTGGTGCTGAGAAGGGAGTTGCTGATGTTGAGAAGAAAGTCAAACGTCTTTGAGAAGAAAGTCGCGATCTTTGAGAAGGAGGTCTGCGATGCTAAAAAGAAGGTCGCGATCTTTGAAAGGCGTGCTTCAGAGGTTAAGAGGCGTATCTCAGAGGTGGAGAAACGTGCTTCTGATGCAGAGGCTCGTGCTGCCCAGATTCAGGAGGAGAAGGTTTCTGAGGTGCAGGAGTTGAAAAGGACTCTAGTGGATGCTTTGTCTTATGCTGCTTTGGAAACGAAGATTGACTGTATTAAGGTGTTCCAGAAGGGAGAGCATTCGGCCTGGGACTTAGGAGCTGAAGAGGGGAGGCTTGCTGCTACTTTTCCTGATGGTCTGAATTTGGATATATTGGCTGACTTGGTGGAGCCTGGTAATGTTCCTGCTGATGATCCAGGCGCTGAGGAGGAGGTGAATTCCCCTGCTCCTGATGCGCAGGCAGCTGCTTCTGGAGCTGTGGAGCACATTGACGTAGATTAGTGTTTTTCTGCATCTGAAAGACTTATGCTATGTTTAGTTAGTTTTTGGCCCTTCGAGGCATGACATTTTTATTTTGAACAGTTTATGTACTTTTGGTCTGGCTCTGGTGCCAGACATACTTTGCTTTGTGACTCAAGTATTTCCTACTGGTTATCTTTTTGTGTCGTACCGTTTCTGGTGCCTTGACTTGTGCATGCACGTCGTTTGTTTGGCCATCGCTGATAGATtgctggctaaggggtctagtatgcccactcgtccagaggagccaggcttgcgtgggtgctaatgtatcgcgggaggctggttgtctcggttgtatgtgcttagccacggacacacgcccTCTGTAATGAATACAAGCTctgccagattagtttgcattttatttccttGGCTTAGAAAAAATTAATTTACTCAAGgtggttttataatttaaaacttTCCGGAATTAAAATACGAGCAAGTCTATTGGAACCAGAATTGTTGACCTCAAAAATAACATTTTTAGAGCCAGGAAACATTCAGAATCAGGAAATATCCAGACCCAGAGAAatagaaaaatattttagaagCAGGAAAATGTCTTTTAGGGCTAGAAGAGTTTTTGGAGGCATAAAAGTATTCAGAGGCAGAAAAATATTCAGAGCCAGAAAATATGTAAGGCAATATCTATAACCTGGCTGGGCTGCATCTGGTAGGCTGAGTACCCGGTTGTTGACCCTGCTGGTGactttaaataaaatattttttcaagtgggtgatattccaggatctgggaaccatttgcccttccatAGTCATGAGTCGGTAGGCTCCATTTCCAACTGTGCTTTCTACTTGGTATGGCCCCTCCCAATTGTAGGCAAATTTCCCTGCTTGCTGGTTCTTGGTATTCTGGAAGACTTTCCTTAGGAACAGATCTCCCACCTGCAGGGttcttacttttacgttcttgttgtagcttttaaCCACAGTCTGTCGGTAGGAAGCCATCCTGATCTGGGCGCTGGTTCTGAGTTCATCTATCGTGTCCAGGCTGCTTGCCATTTCCACCTGGTTCCGATCTTCTGTGATGCATCCATATCTCGTGGGTTGGGACCCGACTTCGATGGGATGATCGCTTCACTCCGAACACCAGTGAAGGGGGTTTGCCCCGTTGCAACCTTTGGTGTGGTTCTGTTAGCCCAGAGAACCAGGGGTAGCTCTTCCGCCCATTTGCCCCCAATCTCCTCTagtttctttttcaagttttcaatgataatcttattgctggattcagcttgtccgttggactgggggttcctgggagtagatttctgcaacgaggtattccacctagcacaaaaagcttCCGTCTTATTCCCAATGAATTGGGACCCATTATCACATATAATCTCAGATGGAATGccaaacctgcatatgatattgcgtttaatgaaagatatcacctgggtttctgtaacctgggagaatgattctgcttctatccatttggagaattagtccgtcatggcgagcatatAGACTTTGTTTCCTGGTGCTCTAGGTAGTGGTCCCACGATATCCATCCCCCATTTCATGAAAGGCCATGGTGAGATAACCTGATGcagaggctctgctggctggtggctaaCGTGGGCGTGTTTCTGGCAAGCGTCGCATCTTTTTGCGAATTCCATggcatctttgcgcattgtgggccaaaagtatccctgcctcagtgccttgttggacaggctcctgccccctgcatggtttacACATTCTCCACTGTGGATAGCATGCAAAACTGCCTAAGATTCTTCccgatccaggcatctgaggtagggtccagcgTGGGATTTCCTGAAAAGAACATTATCGATTAGTAGGAACCTGGATGCTTTCATTTTAAAGCCTcttacctcctttttatctgATGGTAGGACGTCATTCTGCAACCAGTCTAGGTAGGGTTTTCTCCAGTCTGGAGTACTTTCTTCACTGCTGGTGCTGCACACTTTTTCTGCTTCCTGCTGAGATTTTAGTGTTGCTGGCTCCAgcacgtggacaattggtatCGTGGAAATAGTTCATGttttgaaggttgcccccagggtggctagtgcgtctgcttctgcattctgctccctggggatttgcttgatgttaaatgtgacaaatttgacttTCAGCTCTTTTGCTACATCTAAATATGCCATCATCCTGGGGTCCCTGGCTTCATAACAGTCATTTACATGGTTAACTATAAGCTTAGAGTCACTGCAAACCTGAAGGTGTCGATTTTCGATCCGAGCCGCCTTCAGACCAGGATTAGTGCCTCATATTctccgttgttgtttgtggctttgaattcacatcgtACGGCTGGACTATGAGGTCTCCCGGGAGATTTGAGGACCACCCTACTCTCCTCGCTCCTTTGGCGTTTGAGGCTCCGTCCACATGTAACTCCCACACTTGTTCTCCTTTGTCTTCTTCCGATTCGGGATGTCCTGTTCGGCTGGGTCCGAGGTCTTTGGGGCGTAAGTCGGACACAAAGTCTGCCAGAGCCTGAGACTTTATGGCCGTACggggttcaaacttcaaatcgtACCCGCTCAAATGCACGGATCATTTAGCCATTCGTCCTGACAATTCTGGTTTTCTCATGATAGTTTTAAGAGGATAATTAGTTATCACAGAAACTGTATGAGATTCAAAGTAGGGACGCAGTTTATAGGATGTAGTAACAAGTGCAAGGACAAGTTTTTCTAgcgatgtgtacctggtctctgcgcGAAAGCGAGACTTACGATGTAGTATACCGGATCTTGTGATCCTTCCTGCTCTCGCACTAGCACGGCATCGATCGGCGCTTCAGTGGATCGACGATGATACGAGAACAGTGGTTCTCCCGCTCTGGTTTCGACAGGAGAGGTGGGGTCTTGAGATAACGCTTGACTCCCGAAATGCTTTCTCGTGGTCATCCGTCCATTCAAATCTTTGGCTTTTCCCGAGTATATCATAGAATAGCCTCGCATCTGTCCGAGGATCTGGGATATGAATCTGTTTAAGGCCGCCACTCTTCCGGTCAAATGGTATTTGACGTCTTTTGGTTTCTGCGGTGATTCCAAATGCAGAATTGCTTTTATTTGCTCGGTCTTGGCCTCTATCCCCCTCTGGGTCACCATGTACCCTAGGAATTTTCCActggatactccgaaggtgcacttCGTAGGATTCAGCTTCATTTGATATTTCCTGAGGGTGTTGAAAGTTTCTGCCAGGTGCTGGTGGTGTTGTGAAGCCTGCTTCGATTTGACGACCATATCGTCTATATATACTTCCATAGTTTGGCCTATTTGTTCTTTAAACATCTTGTTCACCACCTCGATAGGTGGATCCCGCATTTTTCACCAAAAGGCATGACGTTATAACAATAGATACCTTTCTGGATCCGAATGTCAGTTCTTTTCCTGGTCACCGGGTGCATCTTTATATGGTTATATCCGCTCCAGGGCGTCCGGAATGTCGCATcccgtggcctgcagtggcatctaccatggcgtctatatgtggtagagggaatggatcctttgggcaagctttgtttaaatccgtgaaatcgacgcagaccctccacttgccattcttctttgggACTACTACCACATTAGACAACCACTCTGGGTACTTTACTTCGCGAATTTTCCCTGCAGCAAGCAGGTTATCTACTTCTTGATTTATGACATGGTTTCTTTCAGAAggaaactttcttcttttctgctgcacaggtttatagcttggatccacacttagcttgtgagttatcacgcttgggtctatccctatcatatcatcatgtgaccaagcaaagcaaTCTATGTTAGTTCTCAACAACCGAACGAGTTCTTCACGAATCTTACCTCTACACTCAGATCCAATGAGAACAGTTCGTTCTGGATGCAGGGAGTCCAGGATTACTTCATCTAGTTCTGCCAGCTGAGGCTCAATGTACTCGTCCTGGATGCGCtggctctgtaattgctatgcgggcgaTCCTGTTGTTGGCTTCAGAGCCACCTTGTAACAATCCTTAGCTTCCTCCTGGTCCCCACGTATTTCTTGCACCCCCCAAGGTGTTGGAAACTTTAGGCATTGGTGGTACGTTGAGGGAATTGCTTTCATCTCGTGGATCTCTTGAGGGAattacattgtaagtagagggcccATCAATAACCAAATATCTTACCTGTCTGTTTACACCTCCGGCGTAGGTCGGGATGATGATTTCTCCTAGGGAGTGCTTTGTTTCGCCGCTGAAACCAACTAAGGGAATTGCCTTCTTTGCTAGATCTTTCTCGGTGAATCCCATTCCTTTGAGTGTTTCCATCATGATCAAGTTGACGGAGCTTCCGGTATCCACCAGGATCTTTTTCACCTTACAATTTCCTATGGGAAGCGTGATGATTAGAGCGTCGTGGTGCTGTTCGGGAGTAGATCCTGCGTCTGTTTCGTCGAAGGTGACTGACGGCAGATTCTGGTGGTTAATCCTGCAGGAGTTCTCTGGTCTGTCTCCCTTAGCCCTGGTTGCGTGCCTCTTAGCTGCTGAGTAGGTCAGCCCACACAGCTCCGATCCACCTGTAATGACATTCACAGTTCTAGAGCAATGAGGAGGAGGTGAAGGCAGAACCTGATCCGCTGAATTTACTCTGGTTGTGTTTCTGGGTAGGAGATGATCCAGGTTTCCTTGGTCATAGTGAaatttgacttcctttctgaGGGAGTGGCATTCATCGGTGTTGTGAGTGTTGCTGCCGTGGAACTCACACTTTTTGCCTATGTCTCTGCTGCTGGGGTTTCCTTCTAGAAGTTTTGGCCATCTGACTCTGCGTCCCAG
The Silene latifolia isolate original U9 population chromosome 11, ASM4854445v1, whole genome shotgun sequence genome window above contains:
- the LOC141614108 gene encoding uncharacterized protein LOC141614108; translated protein: MVITAIGSLKEVCMCKGFGSTLSKRPCGGSSAYRTKAYPLRRPSQCLQLIRASRKREKQTSDLYRLVQGFEETTRDYLNRFNKEKVSIPRCDIATAIQAFRRGLQQDSQLYKELTMHPCTTFEEVQSKAILCHEVEEDSHRRRGTYDSNPVSRKAPVEKKSERSKPYSRSVNKVSGNAEGKSEADLPPKVSEYGFTTNLARLFKALKELGRRVRWPKLLEGNPSSRDIGKKCEFHGSNTHNTDECHSLRKEVKFHYDQGNLDHLLPRNTTRVNSADQVLPSPPPHCSRTVNVITGGSELCGLTYSAAKRHATRAKGDRPENSCRINHQNLPSVTFDETDAGSTPEQHHDALIITLPIGNCKVKKILVDTGSSVNLIMMETLKGMGFTEKDLAKKAIPLVGFSGETKHSLGEIIIPTYAGGVNRQVRYLVIDGPSTYNVIPSRDPRDESNSLNVPPMPKVSNTLGGARNTWGPGGS